In Gemmatimonadota bacterium, a single genomic region encodes these proteins:
- a CDS encoding YjbQ family protein: MKSHTTYLTFTTKKRQEIIDVTEHVEACRAAAGIREGFVLVSAMHISASVFVNDHEPGLWKDILDWLETRIAPWSPDDYRHNSGTGEDNAAAHLRSLTIGHEVIVPVTDGRLDFGPWQRVFYGEWDGQRAKRVILKAMGI, translated from the coding sequence ATGAAGAGCCACACGACCTACCTCACCTTCACCACCAAGAAGCGGCAGGAGATCATCGACGTCACCGAGCACGTCGAGGCCTGCCGTGCGGCGGCCGGGATTCGCGAGGGCTTTGTCCTCGTCTCGGCGATGCACATCTCGGCCTCCGTCTTCGTCAATGATCACGAGCCGGGGCTGTGGAAGGACATCCTCGATTGGCTCGAGACGCGCATCGCGCCGTGGAGCCCGGACGACTACCGCCACAACTCGGGGACCGGCGAGGACAATGCCGCCGCGCACCTGCGCTCCCTCACGATCGGGCACGAGGTGATCGTCCCGGTGACGGACGGGCGTCTCGATTTCGGCCCGTGGCAGCGTGTGTTCTACGGTGAGTGGGACGGGCAGCGCGCCAAGCGGGTGATCCTCAAGGCGATGGGGATCTAG
- a CDS encoding NYN domain-containing protein, producing MNARSPRHAVPRAPIAPLHRGPQALPPSSATATYGSPIQHAPNAALLIDFDNVTMGIRSDLAGELRSLLSSDIIKGKVAVQRAYADWRRYPQYIVPLAESSIDMIMAPAYGSSKKNATDIRLAVDAIELVFTRPEIGTYILLSGDSDFASLVTKLKEYGKYVIGVGIRESSSDLLVMNCDEYYSYNALAGLVKSSEEDVQKWDPWELVVEAIGRMKKNGDVMRSDRLKQVMQDIDATFDEKNYGYSKFSKFVSDAAEKGLVTITKLENGQLEVGPSGAAPAGAAPRAAAADEDGAPAREERSGRRGRRGGRGRGRDREERGERPSGAPAGATAELPVAAAGESLELDLSPREEPAPTPRAETPRHERAERHARPDRPERPERHDRRHEPRVDAPRAEAPRAEAPRTEAPRADAARGEGGDEIGRSGERLTRQEAFDLVKRSATALVTGDAAVPARAMRTKAFELLGRDSESLSERMFERILKDAHDQELIDLRRRGNDFEVSLPAAVAPVSEQLNRAAAAHAAAVAAAAPPAAPPAPRGMVPRGAPPRGGRGRAPVGPPPELLLVGVVEDVPTVAATAPAPITAPNEAAPHAPKGRGAPKAKGAKPAAKEAAKPKPPAKAAKPAKAESAPAKGAARGGRGGKAKKPAAK from the coding sequence ATGAACGCACGCTCTCCCCGGCACGCCGTCCCGCGCGCGCCCATCGCCCCGTTGCACCGGGGGCCCCAGGCGCTCCCGCCGTCTTCGGCGACCGCCACCTACGGCTCCCCGATCCAGCACGCGCCTAACGCGGCGCTGCTGATCGACTTCGACAACGTCACGATGGGGATCCGTTCCGACCTCGCCGGCGAGCTGCGCTCGCTGCTGTCGTCGGACATCATCAAGGGGAAGGTCGCCGTCCAGCGCGCCTATGCCGACTGGCGCCGCTATCCGCAGTACATCGTCCCACTGGCCGAGTCCTCGATCGACATGATCATGGCGCCGGCCTACGGGTCGTCGAAGAAGAACGCCACCGACATTCGCCTCGCGGTCGACGCCATCGAGCTGGTCTTCACCCGCCCCGAGATCGGGACCTACATCCTCCTCTCCGGCGACTCCGACTTCGCGTCGCTGGTGACCAAGCTCAAGGAATACGGCAAGTACGTCATCGGCGTCGGCATCCGCGAGTCGTCGAGTGACCTGCTCGTCATGAACTGCGACGAGTACTACAGCTACAACGCCCTCGCCGGCCTCGTGAAGTCGAGCGAGGAAGACGTGCAGAAGTGGGACCCGTGGGAGCTCGTGGTCGAGGCCATCGGTCGCATGAAGAAGAACGGCGACGTCATGCGCTCCGACCGCCTCAAGCAGGTGATGCAGGACATCGACGCCACGTTCGACGAGAAGAACTACGGCTACTCGAAGTTCTCGAAGTTCGTCTCCGATGCCGCCGAGAAGGGGCTGGTGACGATCACCAAGCTCGAGAACGGGCAGCTCGAGGTGGGGCCGTCCGGCGCCGCGCCGGCAGGTGCAGCACCTCGCGCGGCGGCGGCCGACGAGGACGGCGCCCCCGCGCGCGAGGAACGCAGCGGACGTCGTGGACGTCGCGGTGGCCGCGGCCGTGGTCGCGACCGCGAGGAGCGCGGCGAGCGCCCGTCGGGTGCACCGGCCGGAGCGACCGCCGAACTTCCGGTCGCCGCTGCTGGTGAATCGCTCGAACTCGACCTCTCGCCTCGCGAGGAGCCCGCGCCCACGCCGCGCGCCGAGACGCCGCGACATGAGCGCGCCGAGCGCCACGCGCGTCCGGATCGTCCCGAGCGCCCAGAACGTCACGACCGTCGCCACGAACCGCGCGTGGACGCGCCGCGTGCGGAGGCTCCACGTGCCGAAGCCCCGCGTACTGAGGCTCCGCGTGCTGATGCCGCGCGTGGTGAAGGGGGCGATGAGATCGGTCGCAGTGGCGAGCGCCTCACGCGACAGGAGGCCTTCGACCTCGTGAAGCGGTCGGCGACCGCGCTGGTCACCGGCGATGCCGCCGTCCCGGCCCGCGCGATGCGCACCAAGGCCTTCGAGCTGCTGGGACGCGATAGCGAGAGCCTGAGTGAGCGCATGTTCGAACGCATCCTCAAGGATGCCCACGACCAGGAGCTCATCGACCTGCGTCGTCGCGGCAACGACTTCGAAGTTTCGCTGCCGGCGGCAGTGGCGCCGGTGTCCGAGCAGCTGAACCGGGCAGCGGCTGCACACGCCGCCGCCGTCGCCGCGGCGGCTCCGCCAGCTGCACCGCCGGCCCCGCGTGGGATGGTCCCGCGTGGCGCCCCGCCCCGCGGCGGTCGTGGGCGTGCCCCGGTGGGCCCGCCGCCGGAACTCCTCCTCGTGGGTGTCGTCGAGGATGTGCCGACCGTGGCTGCGACCGCGCCGGCCCCGATCACCGCACCTAACGAGGCGGCTCCGCACGCCCCCAAGGGTCGGGGCGCACCGAAGGCCAAGGGGGCCAAGCCCGCCGCCAAGGAAGCGGCCAAGCCCAAGCCGCCAGCCAAGGCGGCCAAACCCGCCAAGGCCGAGAGCGCTCCGGCCAAGGGGGCGGCCCGCGGTGGTCGAGGCGGCAAGGCGAAGAAACCAGCCGCCAAGTGA
- a CDS encoding DNA-3-methyladenine glycosylase — MTPANAASPTRRSRLGAPLPSAFYDRDTADVARDLLGAVLECHADGTVARGRIVEVEAYLGPHDPACHAVVGLTQRNRHLHGPPGTVYVYRIYGMHWCVNAVTRAAGHGSAVLVRALVPLDGIEVMRERRGGVADRDLANGPGKLCRALGISGAHDGGRLDRGVVRIRRHVPLPDEAVVVTPRIGITQAADWPLRYLLAGDPHVSRTPRHFARLTVSEAEAWRQERGLR; from the coding sequence ATGACTCCAGCGAACGCCGCGTCCCCGACGCGGCGTTCGCGTTTGGGGGCCCCGCTTCCCTCGGCCTTCTACGACCGCGACACGGCCGACGTCGCGCGCGACCTCCTCGGCGCCGTCCTCGAATGCCACGCGGACGGTACGGTGGCGCGCGGACGCATCGTCGAGGTCGAGGCCTACCTGGGCCCGCACGATCCCGCATGCCACGCCGTCGTGGGGCTCACGCAGCGGAACCGTCACCTGCACGGTCCCCCGGGAACGGTCTACGTGTACCGGATCTACGGGATGCACTGGTGCGTGAACGCCGTCACGCGCGCGGCCGGACACGGGAGCGCCGTCCTCGTGCGTGCCCTCGTCCCGCTGGACGGCATCGAGGTCATGCGGGAACGACGCGGCGGCGTCGCCGATCGCGACCTTGCCAACGGTCCGGGCAAGCTCTGCCGGGCGTTAGGCATCAGCGGGGCGCACGACGGCGGGCGGCTGGACCGCGGCGTGGTGCGCATCCGTCGGCACGTCCCCCTCCCCGACGAGGCCGTCGTCGTCACCCCGCGCATCGGCATCACGCAGGCCGCCGACTGGCCGCTGCGCTACCTGCTGGCTGGCGATCCGCACGTGTCGCGCACACCGCGCCACTTCGCGCGCCTCACCGTCAGCGAGGCGGAGGCGTGGCGCCAGGAACGCGGTCTTCGTTAG
- the tdh gene encoding L-threonine 3-dehydrogenase, whose product MKALVKTTAGPGFTLRDVPVPTIRDDEVLIKVRRAGVCGTDVHIYEWDDWASNRCKPPFTVGHEFAGDVVQVGSLVRDVAVGDRVTAEGHIVCGRCHLCRTGNAHVCPNTKIIGVDRDGCFAEYIAMPATNVWHLDASIPYEIGGIHDPMGNAFHTALHGTEIPGSTVLVTGCGPIGIFAVGICAAAGASRVIASDVNPRRLELARAAGAHDAVHPSEVEATVKRATEGLGVDVVLEMSGVPAAIHQAFKEVRLGGRVQMLGIPAKPMEVNFATEIIFKGITVYGVIGRRMYDTWIQMSQFLRSGKFDPTPIITHRFPLEGFDEAIHAIKSGDAGKVVFEIG is encoded by the coding sequence GTGAAAGCTCTCGTCAAGACGACTGCCGGTCCCGGCTTCACGCTTCGCGACGTCCCGGTCCCCACGATCCGCGACGACGAAGTGCTCATCAAGGTTCGTCGCGCCGGCGTGTGCGGGACCGATGTGCACATCTACGAGTGGGACGACTGGGCGAGCAACCGCTGCAAGCCCCCCTTCACCGTGGGCCACGAGTTCGCCGGCGACGTGGTGCAGGTAGGATCGCTGGTGCGCGACGTGGCGGTGGGCGACCGCGTGACGGCGGAGGGACACATCGTCTGCGGGCGATGCCACCTGTGCCGCACCGGCAACGCGCACGTTTGCCCCAACACGAAGATCATCGGGGTCGATCGTGACGGCTGCTTCGCCGAGTACATCGCGATGCCGGCGACCAACGTGTGGCATCTCGATGCGAGCATCCCGTACGAGATTGGCGGGATCCACGATCCGATGGGGAACGCCTTTCACACGGCGCTGCACGGTACGGAGATCCCAGGTTCGACGGTGCTCGTCACGGGGTGCGGACCGATCGGGATCTTTGCCGTGGGAATCTGCGCGGCGGCTGGCGCCTCACGCGTGATCGCCAGCGATGTGAATCCGCGGCGACTCGAGCTGGCGCGCGCCGCCGGTGCGCACGACGCAGTGCATCCGTCGGAGGTTGAAGCGACGGTCAAGCGCGCGACCGAGGGACTCGGCGTCGACGTCGTGCTGGAGATGAGCGGTGTGCCGGCGGCGATTCACCAGGCGTTCAAGGAAGTGCGGCTCGGCGGGCGCGTGCAGATGCTCGGCATCCCCGCCAAGCCCATGGAAGTGAACTTCGCGACGGAGATCATCTTCAAGGGAATCACCGTCTACGGCGTGATCGGGCGGCGGATGTACGACACCTGGATCCAGATGTCGCAGTTCCTGCGCTCGGGGAAGTTCGACCCGACACCGATCATCACGCATCGCTTCCCGCTGGAGGGCTTTGACGAGGCGATCCACGCGATCAAGAGCGGCGATGCGGGAAAGGTCGTCTTCGAGATCGGATAG
- a CDS encoding PAS domain S-box protein: MTTHVSGDTQHSTDRANAGSPPAPVASPPPASPAIDAAERRWLALRYAIGLGIGILSVVGVQYVGPRSPRSVYFVANVAVLVSIVTAGGFGPALITIVLAYAATAYYLLEPIGSFAIADTADQFRLTIGVVLSAVGSSIEWRLRRERQRYRQRARELSESESRYRILMSEASDAILVFGPDDRTLLANVRAAQLLGRSVEGLVGLPCATLLAALPEDDPEGCVVLEARRTGLPVLGERELVRPDGSRFVGELSARALPDGGVQMIVRDVTSRRRAADAMQAERDLLDGIIATSSAAILAFDANTKRPVFVNQRVLDATGLTREQIRTMAVGEWPWETQYPDGTPVPREDLPMSRVLRTGEPVFDIPLIYALPNGRTMRVRASAAPLRDATGRLTTVVQTVEDETDRVRTEQALLASEEKLRHIAQAFPGAVYQFCLTPAGEMRFTYASEGVRELTGASPEDVERDFGVVWEMIAPEHRDLVMQTTLQSASTNQPWRLDIRIKTSDGRHRWIRGTGYPEAERPDGVVRWNGVFLDVTDLKELESNLLQAQKMESVGRLAGGIAHDFNNILTAIRGNVDLLLETLAPGDERLEEVHEIRDAAERASALTKQLLAFSRKQFLQPRELDLNALVRDVEKMLRRVIGEDIALLTVPGDALGMVRADPGQLQQALLNLVVNARDAMPDGGLLTIDTRNVRLAGATAAAAGLAPGDYVCLVVRDTGHGMTAEVRARIFEPFFTTKPQGKGTGLGLATVYGIVQQSGGSITVESEPQRGSIFRLFFPRVSVVRDTTSSPTSGVPIVPPAASSGNSATILLVEDDPAVRHLATRVLERAGYSVRAAQDAYEALSLTDATCSGIDLVVSDVVMPGMGGRDLGQELRRRRANLRLLFISGYLDIDASRLALDRRTRLLHKPFSPEALVEAVQSMLAVPVPA, encoded by the coding sequence GTGACCACTCACGTCTCCGGCGATACGCAGCATTCGACCGATCGGGCGAATGCAGGATCGCCTCCCGCCCCGGTGGCTTCGCCCCCGCCCGCCTCACCGGCGATCGACGCCGCCGAGCGCCGGTGGCTCGCCCTCCGCTACGCCATCGGTCTGGGCATCGGGATCCTCTCCGTGGTCGGCGTCCAGTACGTCGGGCCCCGATCGCCACGCTCGGTGTACTTCGTGGCGAACGTCGCGGTCCTGGTCAGCATCGTCACGGCGGGTGGCTTCGGCCCCGCCCTGATCACCATCGTGCTCGCCTACGCAGCGACCGCGTACTACCTGCTCGAGCCGATCGGATCATTCGCGATCGCCGACACGGCGGACCAGTTCCGCCTGACGATCGGCGTCGTGCTGAGCGCCGTGGGGAGCAGCATCGAGTGGCGGCTGCGGCGCGAGCGACAGCGCTATCGGCAGCGGGCCCGCGAACTCTCGGAGAGTGAATCGCGCTACCGCATCCTCATGAGCGAGGCGTCGGATGCGATCCTGGTCTTCGGCCCCGACGATCGGACGCTGCTGGCGAACGTCCGCGCGGCGCAGCTCCTCGGGCGTTCGGTCGAAGGGCTCGTCGGCCTCCCCTGCGCCACCCTCCTGGCCGCCCTTCCCGAGGACGACCCGGAAGGGTGCGTCGTGCTCGAGGCACGGCGCACCGGACTCCCGGTCCTCGGCGAGCGGGAGCTCGTGCGCCCCGACGGATCGCGCTTCGTCGGCGAGCTGTCGGCGCGCGCCCTCCCGGATGGTGGCGTCCAGATGATCGTGCGCGACGTGACCTCGCGCCGACGTGCCGCCGATGCGATGCAGGCGGAGCGTGACCTGCTCGATGGCATCATCGCCACCAGCAGTGCGGCGATCCTCGCCTTCGACGCCAACACCAAGCGCCCGGTCTTCGTCAACCAGCGCGTCCTCGACGCCACGGGGCTGACGCGCGAGCAGATCCGCACGATGGCGGTCGGCGAGTGGCCGTGGGAGACGCAGTACCCCGACGGGACCCCCGTCCCGCGTGAAGACCTCCCGATGTCTCGCGTGCTGCGCACGGGCGAACCGGTCTTCGACATTCCGCTGATCTACGCGCTCCCGAACGGTCGCACGATGCGGGTACGCGCGAGCGCCGCCCCGCTGCGCGACGCCACCGGGCGGCTGACCACGGTCGTGCAGACGGTGGAGGACGAGACCGACCGGGTGCGCACCGAACAGGCGCTGCTGGCCAGTGAGGAAAAGCTGCGGCACATCGCGCAGGCGTTCCCGGGGGCGGTGTACCAGTTCTGCCTCACGCCGGCGGGCGAGATGCGCTTCACGTATGCCAGTGAGGGGGTGCGCGAACTGACCGGTGCGTCGCCCGAGGATGTGGAGCGTGACTTTGGCGTGGTGTGGGAGATGATCGCTCCCGAGCACCGCGACCTGGTCATGCAGACGACGCTGCAATCGGCGTCGACCAACCAGCCGTGGCGGCTGGACATCCGCATCAAGACCAGCGACGGACGGCATCGGTGGATCCGCGGGACCGGGTATCCCGAGGCGGAACGCCCTGACGGGGTCGTGCGGTGGAACGGCGTCTTCCTCGACGTGACGGACCTCAAGGAGCTCGAGTCGAACCTGCTGCAGGCCCAAAAGATGGAGAGCGTGGGGCGCCTGGCCGGGGGGATCGCCCACGACTTCAACAACATCCTCACCGCCATCCGCGGCAACGTCGACCTCCTCCTCGAGACGCTGGCCCCAGGGGACGAGCGCCTGGAGGAGGTGCATGAGATCCGCGACGCCGCCGAGCGCGCGAGTGCGCTCACCAAGCAGCTCCTGGCCTTCAGCCGCAAGCAATTCCTCCAGCCGCGGGAGCTGGACCTGAATGCGCTGGTGCGCGACGTGGAGAAGATGTTGCGCCGCGTGATCGGCGAGGACATCGCCCTGCTGACCGTCCCCGGTGACGCGCTGGGCATGGTGCGCGCCGACCCCGGCCAGCTGCAACAAGCGCTGCTCAACCTGGTGGTGAACGCGCGCGACGCGATGCCCGACGGCGGGCTCCTCACGATCGACACGCGCAACGTCCGCCTGGCCGGCGCCACCGCTGCCGCGGCCGGGCTCGCCCCCGGGGACTACGTCTGCCTGGTGGTGCGCGACACGGGGCACGGCATGACGGCCGAGGTGCGCGCCCGCATCTTCGAGCCGTTCTTCACGACCAAGCCGCAGGGGAAAGGGACGGGACTCGGGCTCGCGACGGTGTACGGCATCGTGCAGCAGAGCGGCGGCTCGATCACGGTGGAGAGCGAACCGCAGCGCGGGAGCATCTTCCGCCTCTTCTTCCCGCGCGTGTCGGTCGTGCGCGACACGACCTCGTCGCCGACCAGCGGTGTCCCGATCGTCCCTCCCGCAGCGTCATCGGGGAATTCAGCTACGATACTCCTGGTGGAGGACGACCCCGCCGTGCGACACCTCGCGACGCGCGTCCTCGAGCGTGCGGGGTACTCGGTGCGCGCCGCGCAGGATGCCTACGAGGCGCTGTCGCTCACGGATGCCACCTGCTCGGGGATCGACCTCGTCGTCTCGGACGTGGTCATGCCGGGGATGGGGGGGCGCGACCTGGGGCAGGAGCTGCGCCGCCGGCGGGCGAACCTGCGCCTGCTGTTCATCTCCGGCTACCTGGACATCGACGCCTCGCGCCTCGCGCTCGACCGGCGGACGCGCCTGCTGCACAAGCCCTTCTCGCCCGAAGCGTTGGTGGAGGCGGTGCAATCGATGCTCGCCGTCCCCGTCCCGGCCTAA
- a CDS encoding glycine C-acetyltransferase gives MPNTAFTADLQGRIDKLKSDGVYKRLNYLDSPQSAWVEMEGRGQILILSSNNYLGLCDEPSVVQAGIDGLKKYGAGTGSVRFICGTFTVHRELEQALARFVGTEASMSYVSAWNANEGLTATVVEEGDFVISDELNHASIIDSIRLAKAITKCTTAVYKHSNLDDLVAKLAANKAAKRRLIWTDGVFSMEGSIAKLPEILQIARDHDAIVIMDDSHATGVLGTNGRGTAEHFGVLGEVDVITSTLGKAVGGAAGGFVAGSAALCDMLTQRSRPQLFSNALPPTVAASALQAVKVIEAQPERVQKLRDNSRYFREQIIEAGFKPLAGETPIVPIIIGETSAAIQVSEMMLAEGVFVTGFGFPVVPHGTARVRCQISAAHSTGDIDFAVTAFKKVGAKLGLV, from the coding sequence ATGCCCAACACCGCCTTCACCGCCGACCTTCAGGGTCGCATCGACAAACTGAAAAGCGATGGCGTCTACAAGCGTCTCAACTACCTCGACTCGCCGCAGTCGGCATGGGTGGAGATGGAGGGGCGCGGCCAGATCCTGATCCTCTCGTCCAACAACTATCTCGGACTGTGTGATGAGCCGAGCGTGGTGCAGGCGGGGATCGATGGGCTGAAGAAGTACGGCGCCGGGACGGGAAGTGTGCGCTTCATCTGCGGCACGTTCACGGTGCATCGCGAACTGGAGCAGGCGCTGGCGCGCTTTGTCGGGACCGAGGCCTCGATGAGCTACGTCTCCGCGTGGAACGCCAACGAGGGGCTCACGGCGACGGTGGTGGAAGAGGGGGACTTCGTCATCTCCGACGAGCTCAATCACGCCTCGATCATCGACTCGATTCGCCTGGCGAAGGCGATCACCAAGTGCACCACCGCGGTCTACAAGCACTCCAACCTCGACGACCTGGTGGCCAAGCTCGCGGCTAACAAGGCGGCGAAGCGCCGGCTGATCTGGACCGACGGCGTCTTCTCGATGGAGGGGAGCATTGCCAAGCTGCCGGAGATCCTGCAGATCGCGCGCGACCACGACGCGATCGTGATCATGGACGACTCCCACGCGACCGGGGTGCTGGGGACCAACGGGCGCGGGACGGCCGAGCACTTCGGCGTGCTGGGCGAGGTGGACGTGATCACGTCGACGTTAGGCAAGGCGGTGGGCGGGGCCGCTGGCGGCTTCGTGGCCGGCTCGGCGGCGCTCTGTGACATGCTCACGCAGCGCTCGCGCCCGCAGCTCTTCTCCAACGCCTTGCCCCCGACGGTGGCGGCGAGTGCGCTGCAGGCGGTGAAGGTGATCGAGGCGCAGCCGGAACGCGTGCAGAAGCTGCGCGACAACTCGCGCTACTTCCGCGAGCAGATCATCGAGGCGGGGTTCAAGCCGCTCGCTGGCGAGACGCCCATCGTCCCGATCATCATCGGCGAGACGTCGGCGGCGATCCAGGTGAGCGAGATGATGCTGGCCGAGGGGGTCTTCGTGACCGGGTTCGGCTTCCCGGTGGTGCCGCACGGGACGGCGCGGGTGCGGTGCCAGATCTCGGCGGCGCACTCGACGGGCGACATCGATTTTGCGGTGACGGCGTTCAAGAAGGTGGGGGCGAAGCTGGGGCTCGTGTAG
- a CDS encoding SDR family oxidoreductase encodes MDLGLKNKVALITGASSGLGLAIANELSQEGASVVMVARRKDELDKHAAAIGGRTYGKLLTIAADVGDADAASRIVTEVEEKLGPIDILVANAGGPPSTLFDSTTDAQYQAAINLNLLGSIRLAHAVVPGMRARKWGRVLFLTSMAAKMPIQGLILSNTARAGLLGFAKTLANEVAKDGVLVNTVMPGHFDTARAIELAQMRATREQRPLEEVLAARQGGIPMGRSGDPKEFAAVVAFLASERASFVTGTAIQVDGGQISSLV; translated from the coding sequence ATGGATCTCGGACTGAAGAACAAGGTGGCCCTGATCACCGGGGCGTCGAGCGGGCTCGGGCTCGCGATCGCGAATGAGCTCAGCCAGGAAGGGGCGAGCGTGGTGATGGTCGCTCGTCGCAAGGACGAGTTGGACAAGCATGCGGCGGCGATCGGGGGTCGCACCTACGGAAAGCTGCTCACGATCGCCGCGGACGTGGGCGATGCGGACGCCGCGTCACGCATCGTGACCGAGGTGGAGGAGAAGCTCGGCCCCATCGACATTCTCGTCGCAAACGCCGGCGGTCCTCCGTCGACATTGTTCGACTCGACGACCGACGCGCAGTATCAGGCGGCGATCAACCTCAACCTGCTCGGATCGATTCGCCTGGCGCACGCGGTCGTGCCGGGGATGCGCGCGCGAAAGTGGGGGCGCGTCCTCTTCCTGACATCGATGGCGGCGAAGATGCCGATACAGGGGTTGATCCTCTCCAACACCGCCCGCGCCGGCTTGTTAGGCTTTGCCAAGACGCTGGCCAACGAGGTCGCGAAGGACGGGGTCCTGGTGAACACCGTCATGCCCGGGCACTTCGACACGGCACGCGCGATCGAGCTGGCACAAATGCGCGCCACGCGCGAGCAGCGGCCACTCGAGGAGGTCCTCGCGGCACGTCAGGGAGGGATCCCGATGGGACGCTCGGGCGACCCCAAGGAGTTCGCCGCGGTGGTCGCCTTCCTGGCCAGCGAGCGCGCCTCGTTCGTGACGGGGACGGCGATCCAGGTGGACGGGGGGCAGATCTCGTCGCTCGTCTGA